The following coding sequences lie in one Pseudomonas sp. B33.4 genomic window:
- a CDS encoding DMT family transporter — translation MDKTIRRGSFEMTAAMLISGTIGWFVLVSGQPVLDVVFWRCVFGAGTLLLICAAFGFLRPGILTRTTFLLAVVSGMAIVGNWVLLFASYSRASIAIGTAVYNVQPFMLVGLAALFLGEKITLQKLFWLAISFMGMLAIVSAHGTQGESGNDYLMGIGLALGAAFLYAIAALIIKRLTGTPPHLIALIQVCTGILLLAPFAHFSALPQAPSAWASLVTLGIVHTGLMYVLLYGAIQKLPTALTGALSFIYPIAAIFVDWFAFGHRLETLQWLGVAAILLAAAGMQQGWGLKRRRLAAQ, via the coding sequence ATGGACAAAACAATCCGTCGTGGCTCGTTTGAAATGACCGCCGCCATGCTGATATCCGGAACCATCGGCTGGTTCGTGCTGGTGTCCGGGCAACCGGTGCTGGACGTGGTGTTCTGGCGCTGCGTATTCGGCGCAGGGACTTTGCTGCTGATTTGCGCGGCGTTCGGCTTCTTGCGCCCGGGCATTCTGACCCGCACCACATTTCTGCTCGCCGTGGTTAGCGGGATGGCGATTGTCGGTAACTGGGTGCTGTTGTTTGCCTCGTACTCCCGCGCTTCGATCGCCATCGGCACGGCGGTGTACAACGTCCAGCCGTTCATGCTGGTCGGGTTGGCGGCGCTGTTTCTCGGCGAAAAAATCACTTTGCAGAAGCTCTTCTGGCTGGCGATTTCGTTCATGGGCATGCTGGCGATCGTCAGTGCCCACGGCACTCAGGGTGAAAGCGGCAACGACTATCTGATGGGGATTGGGTTGGCGCTGGGTGCGGCGTTTCTCTATGCGATTGCCGCGTTGATCATCAAGCGCCTGACCGGCACGCCGCCCCATCTGATCGCGCTGATTCAGGTCTGCACCGGGATTTTGCTGCTGGCACCGTTCGCGCATTTCAGTGCGCTGCCGCAAGCGCCGAGTGCCTGGGCCAGTCTGGTGACGTTGGGCATCGTCCACACCGGTTTGATGTATGTGCTGCTGTACGGCGCGATCCAGAAGTTGCCGACCGCGTTGACCGGCGCACTGTCGTTCATCTACCCGATCGCGGCGATTTTCGTCGACTGGTTCGCGTTCGGTCATCGCCTGGAAACCCTGCAATGGCTCGGCGTAGCGGCGATCCTGCTGGCCGCCGCCGGCATGCAACAGGGCTGGGGCCTGAAGCGCCGGCGACTGGCCGCGCAGTAA
- a CDS encoding Lrp/AsnC family transcriptional regulator, with the protein MTDDIDQILIGALMEDSRRSLKALAQISGLSSPSVAERLRRLEERGVLKGYTVEIDPKCFGYQLQAIVRVRPLPGQLQEVERQILSIPEFTECDKVTGEDCFIARLHVRSMEQLDTLLDRLNTLAETNTAIVKKTPVKRRLPPMA; encoded by the coding sequence ATGACTGACGATATTGATCAGATCCTCATCGGCGCATTGATGGAGGATTCGCGGCGCTCGCTCAAGGCCTTGGCGCAAATCAGCGGATTGTCGTCGCCAAGCGTGGCTGAACGCTTGCGTCGACTGGAAGAGCGCGGCGTGCTCAAGGGCTACACGGTCGAGATCGACCCGAAATGCTTTGGTTACCAATTGCAGGCCATCGTCCGTGTGCGGCCATTACCAGGGCAGTTGCAGGAGGTAGAACGGCAGATCCTGTCGATTCCCGAGTTCACCGAGTGCGACAAGGTGACGGGCGAAGACTGCTTCATCGCCCGTCTGCACGTGCGCTCAATGGAACAACTGGACACGCTGCTCGACCGCCTCAATACCCTGGCCGAAACCAATACCGCCATCGTCAAGAAGACCCCGGTCAAGCGTCGTTTGCCGCCGATGGCCTAA
- a CDS encoding YceK/YidQ family lipoprotein has product MKFRAMMLMALVLSGCGTVQTVVRDDQVAVDDLRSNKSYCGAVPRIYSGVMYDFCSLHAPIDEGNKYNAALPGWALDAVASGVLDTLLLPYTIYKQQADGSIVIN; this is encoded by the coding sequence ATGAAGTTTCGGGCAATGATGCTGATGGCATTAGTGTTAAGCGGTTGCGGGACAGTGCAGACGGTCGTGCGCGACGATCAGGTCGCCGTGGACGATCTGAGATCGAACAAATCCTATTGCGGGGCGGTGCCGAGGATCTACAGCGGCGTGATGTATGACTTCTGCAGTTTGCATGCGCCGATAGACGAAGGTAACAAGTACAACGCCGCCCTGCCCGGCTGGGCGCTCGATGCCGTGGCTTCCGGGGTGCTCGACACCTTGTTGCTCCCCTACACCATCTATAAGCAACAGGCTGATGGCAGCATCGTCATCAATTGA